From one Rhizobium sp. CIAT894 genomic stretch:
- a CDS encoding M81 family metallopeptidase — protein MRIAVGGIHIECSTYNPVLNEEKDFRVLRGQALLEAPYFAFLKDYDAEFLPTIHARAIAGGPVSRATYEAFKAEFLERLKPLLPLDGLYLAMHGAMYVEGMEDAEGDWIGAARTLVGEDCTVSASYDLHGNVTQRIIDALDIYSTYRTAPHIDVEETMRRSVSMLVKSLKTGVRPVVLWAPIPVVLPGERTSTVDEPAKSLYAMLPGIDVIDGVWDASLMVGYVWADEPRATAAAIMTGTDRAVLEREAKRLASAYWDAREDFVFGCETGSLEECVAKAIASPTAPVVLAESGDNPTGGGVGDRAEVLAELIARDAAGVVFAGITDRAATETCYAAGIGAELELSVGASLDTKGSKPVNARFLVKFLHETADPADRQAVVSTGGIDLVLSAKRRPYHNIVDFTRLGLDPHGARIIVVKSGYLSPELAPIANPNLMALSTGVVDQFVERLPRLRKQHPTYPFDKDFAFEPQVFLSARSART, from the coding sequence ATGCGCATCGCCGTCGGTGGCATTCATATCGAATGCAGCACATACAACCCCGTTCTGAACGAGGAGAAGGATTTTCGCGTGTTGCGCGGGCAGGCGCTGCTGGAAGCCCCCTACTTCGCCTTCCTCAAGGATTACGATGCCGAGTTTCTGCCGACGATTCATGCCCGGGCCATTGCCGGCGGGCCGGTTTCGCGCGCCACCTACGAGGCGTTCAAGGCAGAGTTCCTGGAACGGCTGAAGCCGCTGCTGCCGCTCGACGGTCTCTATCTCGCCATGCACGGCGCCATGTATGTCGAGGGCATGGAAGATGCCGAAGGCGACTGGATCGGTGCGGCCCGGACGCTGGTCGGCGAGGATTGCACGGTTTCGGCGAGCTATGACCTGCATGGCAACGTCACCCAGCGCATCATCGATGCGCTCGACATTTACTCCACTTATCGCACCGCGCCGCATATCGATGTCGAAGAGACGATGCGCCGCTCGGTCTCCATGCTGGTCAAGAGCTTGAAAACAGGCGTGAGGCCGGTCGTCCTCTGGGCGCCGATCCCCGTCGTCCTGCCCGGCGAGCGCACCAGCACCGTCGATGAGCCGGCTAAGAGCCTCTATGCCATGCTGCCGGGGATCGATGTGATCGACGGCGTCTGGGATGCCTCGCTGATGGTCGGCTACGTCTGGGCCGACGAACCGCGCGCTACCGCCGCCGCCATCATGACCGGCACCGACCGGGCCGTGCTGGAGCGTGAGGCCAAACGCCTCGCGAGCGCCTATTGGGATGCCCGCGAAGATTTTGTCTTCGGCTGCGAAACCGGCTCGCTCGAGGAATGTGTGGCGAAAGCCATTGCAAGCCCGACCGCCCCCGTCGTGCTTGCCGAATCCGGCGACAACCCCACAGGCGGCGGCGTCGGGGACCGGGCTGAGGTGCTGGCCGAGCTGATCGCCAGGGATGCTGCCGGGGTCGTCTTCGCCGGTATCACCGACAGGGCGGCGACCGAGACCTGTTATGCCGCCGGTATCGGTGCGGAGCTGGAGCTCAGCGTCGGCGCTTCCCTCGACACCAAAGGCAGCAAGCCGGTCAATGCCCGCTTCCTCGTCAAGTTCCTGCACGAAACCGCAGATCCGGCCGATCGGCAGGCGGTGGTTTCGACCGGTGGCATCGATCTCGTGCTCTCCGCCAAACGCCGGCCCTATCACAACATCGTCGATTTCACCCGGCTCGGGCTTGATCCGCACGGCGCCAGGATCATCGTCGTCAAATCGGGCTACCTCTCGCCGGAACTGGCGCCGATCGCCAATCCGAACCTGATGGCGCTGTCGACAGGTGTCGTCGACCAGTTCGTCGAGCGCCTGCCGCGGCTGCGCAAACAGCATCCGACTTATCCGTTCGACAAGGATTTTGCCTTCGAGCCGCAGGTCTTCCTCTCCGCCCGCTCGGCGCGGACTTGA